TATCAGGCTTCCTCCTCGGAAATGTTCGGCAAGGTGCACGAAGTGCCCCAGACCGAGACCACGCCTTTCCACCCGCGCTCGCCCTACGCCTGCGCCAAGGTCTTCGCTTACTGGCTGACCGTCAACTACCGCGAAAGCTACGGCCTGCACGCCAGCAACGGCATCCTCTTCAACCACGAGAGCCCGCGCCGGGGTGAGACCTTCGTCACGCGCAAGATCACCCGCGCCGCCACCCGGATCAAGCTCGGCCTGCAGGACGCGCTCTACCTGGGCAACCTCGACGCGCGCCGCGACTGGGGCTACGCCAAGGAGTACGTCGAGGTCATGTGGAAGATGCTCCAGCAGGACAACCCGGACGACTACGTGTGCGCCACGAACGAGACCCACACGATCCGCGAGTTTTGCCAGGAAGCCTTTGGCCTGCTCGATCTGGACTGGGAGAAGTACGTCAAGTACGACGCCCGCTACGAGCGCCCCGCCGAGGTCGAACTGCTCATCGGCGATCCGGCCAAGCTCAAGAAAAACATCGGCTGGGAGCCCAAGGTGAAGTTCAAGGAGCTGGTCAAGATCATGGTCGATGCCGACCTGGCCCTGGCCAAGCGTGAGCAGGCCACCGCCGCCGTTTTTGCCGAGCAGAATCTCGACAACGACGGCGTCGTGGCGTAACTGCCCTGCCTTGGCCCAGTCTCCGGGGTAGCAACCGGCAAGGGGTGCTTGCTGGTCCAGCCGGACCCCCCTCAATGTCCAGTGCGGTCACGCACCGGGTGCTTGCTTCCGGGCGGAAGCTGGCAGATAGTCGCGTCATGGATAAAGCCGACATCGTTGAGGTGCTCGAAGCCATTGCCGAGCTGCTGGAACTCAAGGGCGAGAACGCCTTCAAGGTGCGCGCGTACCAGAACGGCGCGCGCGCCCTGGAAACGCTCGATGAGGAGCTGGGGACGGTCATCGCGGAGGAGCGCCTGGGCGAGGTCAAGGGCATCGGCAAGGCGCTGGTGGAGAAAATCACCACCCTGCACGAGACGGGCGAGCTCGAATATTACGACAAGTTGAAGGCGTCCGTGCCCGCGACCATGCTTCAGATGCTGGAAATCCCCGGTCTGGGGCCGAAGAAGATCAAAAAGATGCACGACGCCCTCGGGGTCGAGAGCATCGACCAGCTCGCTGCCGCCTGCCGCGAGGGCAAGGTGGCGGAGCTGGACGGCTTTGGCGAAAAGACGCAGGAGAAAATCCTCGCCGGGATCGCCAACCGCGAAGCCTACGCCGCCCGTCACCGTTGGGCCGACGCCGAGGCCGTGGCCGCGCCGATTCTGGCGGGGCTGCGCGAGTTGAAAGCAGTCGAGCAGGCCGAAGCCGCCGGAAGCCTTCGGCGCAAGCGCGAGACGGTGGGGGATTTGGATTTTCTGGTGGCCGCGACCGAGCCCGGCCCGATCATGGAGTGGTTCACGACGCAGGACGGCGTGGCCGAAGTCACCGCCAAGGGCGAGACCAAGTCCTCCGTCCGCCTGGAGGGCGGCATGCAGGCGGATTTGCGGGTCGTGCCCCCGGCGCAGTTCTTTTACGCGCTGCACCACTTCACCGGGAGCAAGGAGCACAATGTGCGCATGCGCCAGCGGGCGCTTGAGCGCGGGCTGAGCCTGTCCGAGTGGGGCCTGTTCCCTGAGGACACGCGCGGAGCGAAGGAAAACGCCCCCAAGCCGAGCGAGCGCCAGCCCGAGCCGATCGAGGGCGAACAGGAACTCTTTAAAAAACTCGATCTGGCCTATATCCCGCCGGAACTGCGCGAGGACCGGGGCGAAATCGAGGCCGCCGCCAAGGATGCGCTGCCCGTGCTGGTCGAGCCGGAGGACATTCGCGGGGTCTTTCACAACCACACCACCGCCTCCGATGGCCGCGCCTCGCTGGAAGAGATGGTGCAGGCGGCGCAGGATCTGGGGTTCGAGTACCTCGGCATCGCCGACCACTCGAAGTCGAGCTTCCAGGCCAACGGGCTGGACGAGGACCGGCTGGCCGCGCAGGTCGAGGCCATCGGGAAGCTCAACGCCTCGGGCAAATTCAAGACCTGGGTCTTCACCGGCTCGGAGGTGGACATCCTCACCGACGGGCGGCTGGACTTTTCCGACGAGGTGCTCAAGACGCTCGACTGCGTAGTGGCCTCCATCCACGCCGGAATGA
The window above is part of the Ruficoccus amylovorans genome. Proteins encoded here:
- the gmd gene encoding GDP-mannose 4,6-dehydratase encodes the protein MKKALITGITGQDGSYLAELLLQKGYEVHGIIRRGSTFNTSRIDHLYKDPHVNDVNLFLHYGDLADSVQMVKLLYELKPDEIYNLGAQSHVRVSFDIPEYTGDVVGLAAVRMLEAIREANLVGKVRYYQASSSEMFGKVHEVPQTETTPFHPRSPYACAKVFAYWLTVNYRESYGLHASNGILFNHESPRRGETFVTRKITRAATRIKLGLQDALYLGNLDARRDWGYAKEYVEVMWKMLQQDNPDDYVCATNETHTIREFCQEAFGLLDLDWEKYVKYDARYERPAEVELLIGDPAKLKKNIGWEPKVKFKELVKIMVDADLALAKREQATAAVFAEQNLDNDGVVA
- the polX gene encoding DNA polymerase/3'-5' exonuclease PolX; this translates as MDKADIVEVLEAIAELLELKGENAFKVRAYQNGARALETLDEELGTVIAEERLGEVKGIGKALVEKITTLHETGELEYYDKLKASVPATMLQMLEIPGLGPKKIKKMHDALGVESIDQLAAACREGKVAELDGFGEKTQEKILAGIANREAYAARHRWADAEAVAAPILAGLRELKAVEQAEAAGSLRRKRETVGDLDFLVAATEPGPIMEWFTTQDGVAEVTAKGETKSSVRLEGGMQADLRVVPPAQFFYALHHFTGSKEHNVRMRQRALERGLSLSEWGLFPEDTRGAKENAPKPSERQPEPIEGEQELFKKLDLAYIPPELREDRGEIEAAAKDALPVLVEPEDIRGVFHNHTTASDGRASLEEMVQAAQDLGFEYLGIADHSKSSFQANGLDEDRLAAQVEAIGKLNASGKFKTWVFTGSEVDILTDGRLDFSDEVLKTLDCVVASIHAGMTNDEAAMTKRLVKALENEHVTMLGHMTGRLLLRREGYPVDTAKVIDAALANGKIIELNANPWRLDMDWRLWHKGAERGLLCSINPDAHAPDQLGFYRNGVYAARKGWLEPKHILNTRPLAEVKAYLGVK